From Clostridia bacterium, one genomic window encodes:
- a CDS encoding dipeptidase translates to MMGWRAYARKHRDRFLSDLMDLLRIPSVSALPEHAGDVQRAAQWIADRMTAAGIEGAKVMQTGGHPVVYGEWLHAPGKPTVLLYGHFDIQPADPVELWKKPPFEPTIVGDRIYARGAADPKGNMIIPILAVEAMLQGDGALPANVKFFFEGQEEIGSPEIPEFVRQHRDLLACDFALSSDGSQFSETEGEILIARKGLCGVQIDVQGPRSDMHSGTSGGAMQNPIYALAYILSSMRSPDGKIDIEGFFDNVVPLTEDDRASIAVVPFDDDEYRRQLGVDELFGEPGYTTLERAWARPTLDFNGVWGGFQGEGSKTVLPSRAGAKITCRLVPNQEPEEIMSLIEAHVAKFAPKGAKAVVTRQPGTARPYSIPKDHPANRLAHAVLEEVYGKPPYYVRIGGTIAVTGILLDILGIHTVSFGFCLSDECFHAPNEFFRISSWDRGQLAYCKLFHQLGEQGLED, encoded by the coding sequence ATGATGGGTTGGAGGGCCTACGCCCGTAAGCACAGAGACAGGTTTCTATCCGACTTGATGGACTTACTCCGAATCCCGAGCGTGAGTGCTCTTCCGGAGCATGCCGGCGATGTACAGCGCGCCGCCCAGTGGATCGCGGATCGAATGACTGCTGCAGGCATTGAAGGCGCGAAGGTGATGCAGACCGGGGGCCACCCCGTAGTGTACGGAGAGTGGCTACATGCCCCCGGCAAGCCTACTGTGCTTCTGTACGGCCACTTCGACATCCAGCCGGCAGACCCCGTTGAACTGTGGAAGAAGCCTCCTTTTGAGCCCACGATAGTGGGCGATCGGATCTACGCCCGCGGCGCGGCAGATCCCAAAGGGAACATGATCATACCGATCCTGGCTGTCGAGGCCATGCTGCAGGGCGACGGGGCGCTTCCTGCCAATGTGAAGTTCTTCTTTGAGGGGCAGGAGGAGATCGGAAGCCCAGAAATCCCTGAGTTCGTTAGGCAGCACAGAGACCTCTTGGCGTGCGACTTTGCCCTCAGCTCCGACGGCAGCCAATTTAGCGAGACCGAGGGCGAGATTCTCATCGCCCGAAAGGGCCTGTGCGGCGTGCAGATAGACGTGCAAGGCCCTAGGTCTGACATGCACTCGGGCACATCGGGCGGAGCTATGCAGAACCCGATATACGCACTTGCCTACATTCTGTCTTCCATGCGCTCCCCTGATGGCAAGATCGATATAGAGGGATTCTTCGATAATGTAGTTCCGCTCACCGAAGATGACAGGGCGTCGATTGCGGTTGTTCCGTTTGACGATGATGAGTACAGGAGGCAACTGGGCGTAGACGAGCTGTTCGGCGAGCCTGGCTATACTACTTTGGAGCGGGCATGGGCCCGGCCCACCCTCGATTTTAACGGCGTCTGGGGTGGATTCCAGGGCGAGGGGAGCAAGACGGTACTACCCTCCAGGGCCGGCGCCAAGATCACCTGCAGGCTCGTTCCGAACCAGGAGCCTGAGGAGATTATGAGCCTCATAGAAGCGCACGTGGCCAAGTTCGCGCCGAAGGGCGCGAAGGCCGTCGTGACCCGGCAACCGGGCACAGCCAGGCCCTACAGCATACCTAAGGACCACCCCGCAAATCGGCTGGCCCATGCAGTGCTGGAAGAGGTCTATGGCAAGCCTCCGTACTACGTGCGTATCGGGGGCACTATAGCAGTGACCGGGATTCTCCTCGATATCCTCGGAATCCACACCGTCAGTTTTGGGTTTTGCCTAAGTGACGAGTGTTTCCATGCTCCCAACGAGTTCTTCCGCATAAGCAGCTGGGACCGCGGCCAATTAGCCTACTGCAAGCTATTTCACCAACTGGGCGAGCAGGGGTTGGAGGACTGA
- a CDS encoding GntR family transcriptional regulator yields MTLNRRTSIPLYVQIKEQLAGAIRSGKWQPGDRVPSGPELSDEYGVSVMTVRQAIGELVNEGVLVSERGRGTYVARQKLSTRLPYFIGFTTEMKLRGYEPKTLIIGKGVTDANADIAARLAIPDGSRVVWYDRLRLADGEPICYETSYFSYGRFPDFPFPEGEYVSSYYIFEKEYGVQVVRAEQAFHAVKATAKQSKILQIPPESPVLLLVSTEFDGEDSPVQFTLGAYRGDRYNIMVERMRRD; encoded by the coding sequence TTGACGCTTAACAGGCGCACTTCAATACCTCTATACGTTCAGATCAAGGAACAGCTGGCGGGCGCGATCCGATCAGGCAAATGGCAGCCGGGCGACAGGGTTCCTTCTGGGCCTGAGCTGTCAGATGAATACGGAGTCAGCGTGATGACTGTCCGCCAGGCCATAGGTGAGCTCGTCAACGAGGGCGTGCTGGTTTCTGAACGAGGGCGGGGAACATACGTCGCGCGGCAGAAACTGTCTACAAGGCTTCCTTACTTCATCGGTTTCACTACGGAGATGAAGTTGAGGGGCTATGAACCGAAAACTCTGATCATTGGCAAGGGAGTCACGGATGCGAATGCTGATATCGCAGCGCGGCTGGCGATTCCAGACGGCAGCCGAGTCGTGTGGTATGACCGGTTGAGGCTTGCCGACGGTGAACCCATCTGTTACGAAACCTCGTATTTCAGCTATGGCCGATTCCCCGATTTTCCGTTTCCGGAGGGTGAATACGTATCCTCCTACTACATCTTTGAGAAGGAATACGGAGTCCAAGTGGTCAGGGCTGAGCAGGCGTTTCACGCAGTGAAGGCTACTGCCAAGCAAAGCAAAATACTGCAGATTCCGCCTGAGTCGCCGGTATTGCTGCTGGTGAGTACCGAGTTCGATGGTGAGGACTCTCCAGTGCAGTTCACGTTAGGGGCATACCGTGGTGATCGCTATAACATCATGGTAGAGCGCATGAGGCGAGACTAA
- a CDS encoding dihydrodipicolinate synthase family protein, which produces MSALSGIITPLVTPFCDDGALDCESLERLVEFQIVSGVHGLFLFGSSGEFAALTESQRDLALVTVIRAAAGKAPVLVGVSDNSTVRVIERCRQALDCGAQGLVITAPFYHVNSQSEIVDHFSAIHAAVRLPIYAYDVPVLAKAKIEPKTVKKLASDGVISGLKDSSGDMSGLRQIIIETAGIEGFSVFTGMELLVDTALLMGASGAVAGLANVAPRDYVELFDACELGDWERAVSIQTRLTRLFDIVYIGAPGGGYSAGALSAFKAALVCRGILKTPKMAAPMRSLDREGVEKVRQMLQCLQFSTE; this is translated from the coding sequence ATGAGCGCTCTCTCCGGAATCATCACCCCTCTGGTCACGCCTTTCTGCGATGACGGGGCGCTGGATTGCGAGTCCCTTGAGCGACTGGTCGAATTTCAGATAGTAAGCGGAGTTCACGGTCTCTTCCTGTTTGGTTCATCAGGGGAGTTCGCGGCCCTCACAGAGTCTCAGAGAGACCTGGCGCTCGTAACTGTCATCCGCGCTGCTGCCGGGAAGGCTCCGGTTCTTGTGGGAGTCAGCGACAACTCCACAGTCCGGGTAATAGAAAGATGCCGGCAGGCGCTAGACTGCGGAGCCCAGGGGTTAGTCATAACGGCCCCATTCTACCACGTGAACAGCCAGTCCGAGATAGTGGACCACTTTTCGGCGATCCATGCTGCTGTCCGCCTTCCCATATACGCCTACGACGTGCCAGTGTTGGCCAAGGCGAAGATCGAGCCCAAAACCGTCAAGAAACTAGCCTCCGACGGCGTGATATCGGGCTTGAAAGACAGCTCCGGCGACATGTCGGGCTTGCGCCAGATCATCATCGAGACTGCCGGCATCGAGGGGTTCAGCGTTTTCACAGGCATGGAACTGCTTGTGGATACCGCCCTCCTGATGGGCGCATCCGGCGCAGTTGCGGGTTTGGCGAACGTTGCGCCTCGCGATTATGTGGAGCTGTTCGACGCGTGCGAGTTGGGGGACTGGGAACGTGCTGTCAGTATCCAGACCAGGCTGACCAGGCTTTTCGACATCGTGTACATAGGAGCCCCCGGAGGCGGTTACTCGGCCGGCGCACTCTCGGCTTTCAAGGCTGCTCTTGTGTGTCGCGGCATCCTGAAAACCCCCAAGATGGCTGCGCCGATGAGGAGCCTGGATCGCGAAGGTGTGGAGAAGGTACGCCAAATGCTGCAGTGCCTGCAGTTCTCTACAGAATGA
- a CDS encoding Type 1 glutamine amidotransferase-like domain-containing protein — MIDSRCGLHCTGCAWKESHGCGGCIATEGHPFHGECRIAVCCQDKGLTHCGECDMIPCDQLHAYSYLDPEHGDHPPGARVAVCRKWAAERGCQAWSRVLLTSAGFEDLAGQQKPNIVKRFLKMLGKPASAAKALFIPTAAVDAEAKEMAKECRNELIRAGILPENITTHDVDGSLSAAEAMKFDAVYVTGGTTRRLLRRIKETGFDAIIKRMVYANKVYIGVSAGSLIAAPFIDGSRDGQMTGLALVHAYLSVHQPEGAPARTDLPLPHLPLTDRQALAVSWNGYELIED; from the coding sequence ATGATCGACTCACGCTGCGGGCTTCACTGTACGGGCTGTGCGTGGAAAGAATCTCACGGTTGCGGCGGCTGTATAGCCACCGAGGGACATCCATTTCACGGCGAATGCCGGATCGCTGTGTGCTGTCAGGACAAGGGCCTTACCCATTGCGGTGAATGCGACATGATTCCCTGCGACCAATTGCATGCCTACTCCTACCTCGATCCCGAACACGGCGACCATCCGCCGGGGGCGCGGGTGGCCGTCTGCCGGAAATGGGCGGCCGAGCGGGGATGCCAGGCCTGGAGCAGAGTGCTGCTGACCTCGGCGGGGTTTGAGGACCTGGCCGGCCAGCAAAAGCCCAATATTGTGAAGCGGTTCTTGAAGATGCTTGGCAAACCGGCCAGCGCCGCCAAGGCATTGTTTATCCCCACCGCCGCTGTTGACGCCGAGGCAAAAGAGATGGCGAAGGAGTGCCGGAACGAACTCATTCGGGCGGGAATCCTCCCCGAAAACATCACCACCCACGATGTTGATGGTAGCCTGAGCGCCGCGGAAGCCATGAAGTTCGACGCCGTCTATGTTACCGGCGGCACCACCCGACGTCTACTTCGGCGCATCAAGGAAACCGGCTTTGACGCGATCATCAAGAGAATGGTATACGCCAACAAAGTCTACATCGGAGTGAGCGCGGGCAGCCTCATTGCCGCGCCCTTCATCGACGGTTCGCGCGATGGCCAGATGACCGGGCTGGCGCTGGTTCATGCGTACCTATCCGTCCATCAACCGGAAGGTGCGCCCGCCCGAACCGATTTGCCGTTGCCGCACTTGCCCTTGACCGATCGCCAAGCACTTGCCGTCAGTTGGAATGGGTATGAGCTTATTGAGGATTGA
- a CDS encoding pyridoxamine 5'-phosphate oxidase family protein, giving the protein MEIVAKGAQLLARCGEIALASISEQGYPRVCVLSRTKSEGLKRLWVSTGAESTKVRHFKANPKAGACFYRGNDSVTLGGTVTLIQDRAVKAEMWLDWFINHYPGGIDDPNYCILEFRTEEATLWIDKEFVTLGGEQS; this is encoded by the coding sequence ATGGAGATTGTCGCAAAAGGAGCGCAGCTGTTGGCAAGATGCGGCGAGATTGCCCTAGCGTCAATCAGCGAGCAAGGCTACCCCCGGGTTTGCGTACTCTCAAGAACCAAATCGGAAGGCCTTAAGAGACTCTGGGTTTCGACCGGCGCGGAATCGACGAAGGTCAGGCATTTCAAGGCGAATCCCAAAGCAGGCGCCTGTTTCTACAGGGGCAATGATAGCGTGACCTTAGGCGGTACGGTAACTCTGATCCAGGATCGGGCGGTTAAGGCCGAGATGTGGCTGGATTGGTTCATCAATCATTATCCTGGCGGGATCGACGACCCGAACTACTGCATACTCGAATTTCGAACCGAGGAAGCCACCCTCTGGATCGACAAGGAGTTCGTCACCTTGGGTGGTGAGCAATCATGA
- a CDS encoding BadF/BadG/BcrA/BcrD ATPase family protein encodes MSMDDQLFLGFDGGQSGSRAVLVDGAGHIVETASGPAFDHLNAVGGVDKIRRAFGACLEVPGIRNAAVKSAFFGLTGLCSPEAPESGPLREILGQCFTAGLVVLDNDSVSCWAGALGGEPGVVVAAGTGVVAYGEKARGLHAARLSGWGNIMGDLGGAYDIGRKALQKVTAAEDMGDDCSSLKQRVLEHFGLPDLRSLQALLYQSESKVGLVAQCSKVVGCGAQTGDPVCVEILQNAGCELGRLAVRTAEVLGWSDDDAVEFSMAGGVFNAGPALVESYVETICRAYPKAAVKAPMFEPVIGAALMALSQAGVETVRVHGLTSVRSEWGKRNEAWGV; translated from the coding sequence ATGAGCATGGATGATCAGCTCTTTCTGGGGTTTGATGGCGGTCAAAGCGGATCCCGCGCCGTGCTTGTGGATGGCGCAGGGCACATCGTGGAAACGGCCTCGGGGCCTGCTTTTGACCATCTGAACGCTGTGGGCGGAGTTGACAAGATACGTCGTGCGTTCGGGGCATGCCTGGAAGTTCCCGGCATCCGGAATGCGGCTGTGAAGAGCGCTTTCTTCGGCCTCACCGGGTTGTGCTCGCCGGAAGCGCCTGAAAGCGGGCCGTTGCGCGAGATCCTCGGCCAGTGCTTCACAGCTGGTCTTGTGGTTCTTGACAACGACTCCGTCTCCTGCTGGGCGGGGGCTCTGGGGGGAGAACCCGGTGTGGTTGTTGCGGCGGGAACCGGCGTCGTCGCGTATGGCGAAAAGGCCCGGGGGCTTCACGCCGCCAGGCTGAGCGGATGGGGGAACATCATGGGCGACTTGGGCGGCGCCTACGACATCGGGCGTAAGGCGTTGCAGAAGGTCACAGCCGCCGAGGATATGGGAGATGATTGCAGCTCCCTAAAGCAGCGCGTACTTGAACACTTCGGCCTTCCCGACCTCAGGTCTCTTCAGGCCCTTCTATATCAGAGTGAAAGCAAGGTCGGGCTGGTGGCGCAGTGCTCGAAGGTCGTGGGTTGCGGTGCACAGACGGGCGATCCCGTGTGTGTCGAGATCCTTCAGAATGCCGGCTGCGAGCTCGGGCGCCTGGCTGTGCGAACCGCAGAAGTGCTGGGCTGGAGCGATGATGATGCCGTGGAGTTCTCCATGGCCGGGGGGGTGTTCAACGCAGGGCCTGCACTGGTGGAATCCTACGTAGAAACCATCTGCCGCGCTTATCCGAAGGCAGCCGTGAAGGCCCCCATGTTCGAGCCAGTGATCGGCGCTGCATTGATGGCCCTGAGTCAGGCCGGTGTGGAGACGGTTCGTGTCCATGGGTTGACGAGCGTTCGGAGCGAATGGGGGAAACGGAATGAAGCATGGGGAGTATGA
- a CDS encoding extracellular solute-binding protein produces the protein MKRVVTILLMTVLLLSAHVAAQAPATQLKAEVTWWSFPNFLTVDGIPGKHEQSIIKAFNAKYPNIKVNIEMIDFASGPEKIVTAIQGGTAPDVLFDAPGRIIDYGKNGVLANLNDMFTAEFIKDVNNKNVIDACKVGSNFYMYPISTAPFLMAFNKDMLQKHGLLHMLPTEGDRTWTTSQYTALLKALKAKNERGAIVFCISQGGDQGTRAFMANLFNSSITDAAVTKYTINDSNGVKGLQYVVDAIKDGLLLNGSASDGTGAIDEFCAQRVSHTILFSPGLQAVKQHMTNFEPIMAPYPSENGTPALEYLIDGFCVLNNGDANRIKAAKLLIDFICNDPVWGPKNVVATNTFPVRSSFGNLYKGDGTMTFLAGLTKYYAPYYNTINGFAAMRTAWFPALQAAFSGEKTAKKALDDFVKAANESIKR, from the coding sequence ATGAAGAGAGTAGTGACGATACTGCTGATGACCGTTCTGTTACTGTCGGCGCATGTAGCTGCGCAGGCGCCCGCCACTCAGCTCAAAGCGGAGGTCACCTGGTGGAGCTTTCCCAACTTCCTCACCGTTGATGGCATCCCTGGTAAGCACGAGCAATCGATCATCAAGGCCTTCAATGCCAAGTATCCTAACATCAAAGTCAACATAGAGATGATCGATTTCGCTTCCGGCCCCGAGAAGATCGTTACGGCGATTCAGGGCGGGACCGCCCCTGACGTGCTGTTCGACGCCCCAGGCCGCATCATCGACTACGGGAAGAACGGCGTTCTGGCCAACCTGAACGACATGTTCACAGCTGAGTTCATCAAAGACGTCAACAACAAGAACGTGATCGATGCCTGCAAAGTCGGCAGCAACTTCTACATGTACCCGATCTCGACTGCCCCGTTCCTGATGGCGTTCAACAAAGACATGCTGCAGAAGCATGGCCTGCTGCACATGCTGCCCACCGAGGGCGACAGAACATGGACCACCAGCCAGTACACGGCGCTGCTCAAAGCCCTCAAGGCGAAGAATGAGCGAGGGGCCATCGTATTCTGCATCTCGCAAGGCGGCGACCAGGGCACGCGCGCTTTCATGGCGAACCTGTTCAACTCCTCTATCACAGACGCTGCTGTCACCAAGTACACCATCAACGACAGCAACGGCGTGAAGGGGCTCCAGTACGTGGTGGACGCCATCAAGGACGGGTTGCTTCTGAATGGATCTGCCTCTGACGGAACGGGGGCGATTGACGAGTTCTGCGCGCAGCGCGTATCCCACACTATCCTGTTCTCGCCTGGTCTTCAGGCGGTGAAACAGCATATGACCAACTTCGAGCCCATCATGGCGCCGTATCCTTCCGAGAATGGGACCCCCGCGCTTGAGTATCTCATCGATGGGTTCTGCGTGCTCAACAACGGCGACGCGAACCGGATCAAGGCTGCCAAACTTCTCATCGACTTTATCTGCAACGATCCGGTTTGGGGGCCGAAGAACGTAGTAGCAACGAACACCTTCCCGGTCAGGTCCTCCTTCGGCAACCTGTACAAGGGCGATGGGACTATGACGTTCCTGGCCGGCCTGACGAAGTACTATGCTCCTTACTACAACACCATTAACGGTTTTGCCGCGATGCGCACGGCGTGGTTCCCGGCACTTCAGGCTGCGTTCTCAGGCGAGAAGACCGCGAAGAAGGCCCTCGACGATTTCGTGAAAGCCGCTAACGAGTCCATCAAGCGGTGA
- a CDS encoding N-acetylmannosamine-6-phosphate 2-epimerase — protein sequence MKHGEYEAPVLDRLQGGLIVSCQAMYSDSPTNSPAVLCAMAAAACRGGACGIRANRPENIRAVRSAVAVPLIGLFKDSMPGHDVYITPTFEHARLVAEAGADIVALDGTARPHPGELDMATVVRRIHEDLGKLVMLDISTYEEGLEAEGLGADIVSTTLAGYTAYSRQFDGPDLDLVVRLSAACRIPVVAEGRFEHPDQVRVAMQAGAFAVVVGRAITDPEHITASYVEAANTWKARAVK from the coding sequence ATGAAGCATGGGGAGTATGAAGCACCGGTTCTAGACCGGCTTCAGGGCGGACTGATCGTGTCATGCCAGGCGATGTACAGCGATAGCCCTACGAATTCGCCGGCCGTCTTGTGCGCCATGGCTGCCGCGGCTTGCCGGGGAGGAGCGTGCGGTATCAGGGCCAACAGGCCGGAGAATATCCGTGCAGTCAGGAGCGCTGTGGCGGTCCCCTTGATCGGCCTCTTTAAGGACTCGATGCCAGGGCACGACGTGTACATAACGCCCACCTTCGAGCATGCCCGGCTGGTGGCAGAAGCCGGGGCCGACATTGTGGCGCTCGACGGCACTGCCCGTCCACACCCGGGCGAACTCGACATGGCAACTGTGGTCCGCAGAATACACGAGGACTTAGGAAAGCTCGTCATGCTCGATATATCCACATATGAGGAAGGGCTGGAAGCGGAGGGGTTAGGGGCTGACATAGTGTCAACGACCCTGGCGGGATATACCGCGTACAGCCGCCAGTTCGACGGGCCTGACCTGGATTTAGTCGTGCGCCTCTCCGCGGCCTGCAGGATACCTGTGGTCGCGGAAGGCAGATTCGAGCACCCCGACCAGGTGAGGGTGGCGATGCAGGCCGGAGCCTTTGCGGTTGTGGTCGGGCGTGCCATCACCGATCCCGAGCACATAACCGCCAGCTATGTGGAAGCCGCAAACACGTGGAAGGCGAGGGCTGTAAAATGA
- a CDS encoding sugar ABC transporter permease, giving the protein MDPGYRGALKPTGGSSAWHKRRPLELRETLVSYAFLLPALAFFGVFVVYPILVGVFTSFFDYTMRKFDFVGLDNYIRLFGDKIFLKSMKNTILLVAGAVPMVVIFSVFISSTIYQKSPLVRSLFRGVFYLPVVTGTVSVTVVWKWIFDPFSGVLNWVLQSAGLTDQPIMWLGDRRYALWAILAVLFTTSIGQPVVLYTAALGNLDKSQIEAAEIDGASDWQVFRYVKWPGMMPTTLYVAVITTINSFQCFSLIQLLTSGGPNYNTSTVMYLLYERAFKLMQFGYANAMGVVLAVVIGIISILQFRVFGSNVEY; this is encoded by the coding sequence ATGGATCCCGGCTACAGAGGAGCACTGAAGCCGACGGGGGGCTCATCTGCCTGGCACAAGAGGAGGCCGTTGGAACTGCGGGAAACGCTGGTGTCGTATGCTTTCCTCCTTCCGGCGCTAGCATTCTTCGGCGTGTTCGTTGTGTACCCAATTCTGGTAGGAGTGTTCACCAGCTTCTTTGACTACACGATGCGCAAGTTCGATTTCGTGGGTCTCGACAACTACATCAGGCTGTTCGGCGACAAGATCTTCCTCAAGTCGATGAAGAACACTATCTTGCTGGTAGCGGGCGCCGTTCCCATGGTCGTCATATTCTCCGTCTTCATCTCCTCCACGATCTACCAGAAGAGCCCTCTGGTTCGCTCCCTGTTCCGAGGTGTGTTTTATCTGCCTGTTGTTACGGGCACGGTGTCGGTGACAGTAGTGTGGAAGTGGATCTTCGATCCGTTTAGCGGCGTTCTCAACTGGGTATTGCAGAGTGCAGGCCTTACAGACCAGCCCATCATGTGGCTGGGCGACAGACGATACGCTCTCTGGGCGATCCTGGCAGTGCTATTCACCACCTCCATTGGCCAGCCTGTGGTGCTCTATACAGCTGCCCTCGGCAACCTCGACAAGAGCCAGATAGAAGCTGCCGAAATCGACGGCGCCAGCGATTGGCAGGTGTTCAGGTATGTCAAGTGGCCGGGGATGATGCCAACCACCCTCTACGTCGCGGTGATCACGACGATCAACTCGTTCCAGTGCTTCTCGCTGATACAGCTTCTCACCTCCGGGGGGCCCAACTACAATACCAGCACAGTCATGTATCTTCTGTACGAGAGAGCCTTCAAACTCATGCAGTTCGGGTACGCTAACGCAATGGGTGTGGTGCTCGCTGTCGTGATCGGCATCATCAGCATTCTTCAGTTCAGGGTATTCGGCAGTAATGTCGAGTACTAG
- a CDS encoding ABC transporter ATP-binding protein, giving the protein MVSPLLELRGLCTYFRTAGGIMRSVDGVDLTIGRGETLGVVGESGCGKSVTALSIMRLVPEPPGEICGGEILFEGSNLLEKTEIDMCGIRGKDIAMIFQEPMTSLNPVHTCGRQIAEAIRVHQGLSGDKAEREAIEMLRRVGIPEPERRANEYPHQLSGGMRQRVMIAMALSSRPKLLIADEPTTALDVTIQAQILDLMRKLKSEFGMAMMLITHDLGVVAEMADRVVVMYAGKVVEEADVRSLFAHSVHPYTAGLLRSVPRLADSQDRLATIDGTVPSAKSMPEGCRFHPRCEFATDACREKEPPLVSVGQSHKAACWRAEERVRVGAAGTSSPGASPSGSTKKDGGDGSEDMLLIVDGLKKHFAVGRKRGAGNTAAAVRAVDGVSFTVRKGETLGIVGESGCGKTTLGRMLVRLSQPDAGRILFDGKDVMSMRSEELRTLHRDIQIVFQDPYASLNPRLTVGRIVGEPFEIHESARPGEIRDRVQNLLEVVGLSHDHIDRYPHEFSGGQRQRIGIARAIALNPKMIVCDEPVSALDVSVQAQILNLLSDLRDQFGLSYIFIAHGLAVVKHISDRVAVMYLGKLVELAASDEIYRNPIHPYTQALMSAIPIPDPDSKAERVLLEGDVPSPINIPVGCRFHTRCRYAVPECRLSEPELVDAGSGHLVACHRRI; this is encoded by the coding sequence ATGGTCAGCCCATTGCTCGAATTGAGGGGCCTTTGCACATATTTCCGGACTGCAGGCGGCATCATGCGCTCCGTAGACGGCGTGGACCTGACCATAGGCCGCGGAGAGACCCTTGGAGTCGTCGGTGAATCGGGGTGCGGCAAGAGCGTTACAGCTCTTTCAATCATGAGGCTAGTGCCGGAGCCCCCAGGAGAGATCTGTGGGGGAGAGATTCTGTTCGAGGGGTCAAACCTCCTGGAGAAAACGGAAATCGACATGTGCGGGATCCGCGGCAAGGATATCGCCATGATATTCCAAGAGCCCATGACGTCGCTCAACCCGGTGCACACGTGCGGACGCCAGATCGCCGAGGCCATACGTGTGCATCAAGGGCTGTCAGGCGACAAGGCCGAGCGAGAGGCTATTGAGATGCTCAGGCGCGTGGGGATACCGGAGCCCGAGCGTCGAGCGAACGAGTATCCGCACCAGCTGTCGGGGGGAATGCGACAGAGGGTGATGATAGCCATGGCTCTGTCGAGCCGACCGAAGCTGCTGATAGCAGACGAACCTACTACAGCGCTGGACGTTACCATACAGGCCCAGATCCTGGATCTCATGCGCAAGCTAAAGAGCGAGTTCGGCATGGCCATGATGCTGATCACCCATGACCTGGGAGTGGTTGCGGAGATGGCCGACCGGGTAGTCGTAATGTACGCCGGCAAAGTCGTAGAAGAGGCCGACGTTAGGTCACTATTCGCGCACTCTGTGCATCCGTATACTGCGGGCCTGCTCAGGTCGGTGCCGCGCCTCGCTGATTCACAGGATAGGCTCGCAACCATAGATGGCACAGTGCCGAGCGCGAAGTCGATGCCTGAGGGGTGCCGTTTTCACCCGCGATGCGAGTTCGCGACCGACGCCTGCCGCGAGAAGGAACCGCCTCTGGTCAGTGTGGGCCAGTCGCACAAAGCTGCGTGCTGGCGGGCGGAAGAGCGGGTGCGAGTGGGCGCCGCCGGAACATCGTCCCCTGGAGCATCGCCTTCAGGATCTACCAAGAAAGACGGAGGCGACGGCTCAGAAGACATGCTCCTGATCGTGGACGGGCTGAAGAAGCACTTCGCCGTGGGCAGGAAGAGGGGCGCCGGCAATACGGCTGCGGCGGTGCGCGCGGTAGATGGGGTAAGCTTCACGGTTCGAAAGGGCGAGACTCTGGGAATCGTGGGCGAATCGGGCTGCGGCAAGACCACTCTGGGCCGGATGCTTGTGCGGCTTTCTCAGCCGGACGCCGGCAGAATCCTATTCGATGGCAAGGATGTCATGTCCATGCGTTCCGAAGAACTGCGGACACTGCACCGGGACATCCAGATCGTGTTCCAGGATCCGTACGCTTCGCTCAATCCACGTCTGACGGTAGGCAGAATCGTCGGTGAGCCGTTTGAGATACACGAGTCGGCTAGACCCGGAGAGATAAGGGATAGGGTCCAGAACCTTCTGGAAGTAGTCGGGCTCTCTCACGATCATATCGACCGTTACCCGCACGAATTCTCAGGCGGTCAGAGGCAGCGCATCGGCATAGCCCGCGCGATAGCCCTAAACCCCAAGATGATCGTGTGCGATGAGCCGGTATCGGCACTTGATGTTTCAGTGCAGGCTCAGATCCTGAATCTCCTGAGCGATCTGCGCGACCAGTTCGGCTTGAGCTACATCTTCATCGCTCATGGCCTAGCTGTGGTCAAGCATATTTCCGACCGAGTGGCAGTGATGTACCTGGGCAAACTCGTTGAGCTGGCCGCAAGCGACGAGATATACAGGAATCCGATCCATCCGTACACTCAGGCGTTGATGTCCGCAATTCCGATACCGGATCCTGATTCAAAGGCCGAGCGGGTACTACTGGAGGGAGACGTTCCTAGCCCAATCAACATACCAGTCGGATGCCGGTTCCACACAAGGTGTAGATATGCCGTGCCTGAATGCAGGCTCAGCGAACCTGAACTGGTCGATGCCGGTTCCGGGCACTTGGTGGCATGTCACCGGCGAATCTGA